One region of Coregonus clupeaformis isolate EN_2021a unplaced genomic scaffold, ASM2061545v1 scaf2327, whole genome shotgun sequence genomic DNA includes:
- the LOC121550688 gene encoding uncharacterized protein LOC121550688: MMDSNPNVLGLEDQNRTASSCSSGCRETSQAAVTSGSRVSGEQRPQKPSKQRSQQGFSALQKLSAEERRIVNECLHGVISLEDLSHASDGIIDWVLTVTSEVLLPAISLCKALRSRSSSSTKQDPQRRSPSEGSLLQAPSISTSTPPHSGASPMRPRIIPKMSSFLTGQGDATDRLLGGRPLGSLLGGEVRTDAELEHMASRVVAVVLQGVWTMTSVDTSDPEMRALLSGILKNIPMVLNPAVAADRESSDSQSPLEIVDIGQRINPGFFLSDEHISRICSDTVTSAYSNTRFSVLEDKSLGFTDDRTLSPPSPLCQKSQCCLTAGEETGRSPSLSEQHSITSLQGRQSCSSHCRQTSGQSAASLSGSQSPDELLTPEVKQRIIMAVEEIITEGGEDLASGSTELCEAVSPGSRRFTSTTSLAASNILSVVLHGLKDTIGAVQSKEVARSELEKTISQSLVNSVKVTLKSLLMLDAQVSVVQGDNSTLKTSEQIPHGTMETPELIPAVTMETSELIPDRTMEPPGCSSDIAVDKNHISLQGEEDIAYEASITATSIFSSIVDLVNPMKDRRSTSSRGGSQYQCPMRAFLDSKDLAGFLRSPNLRRFSEQLILHVVRLILESKMAKTMSVRKCFSDMTVTNLSGGFDLFTKFCTELLYSFVEGAVKNLLETFLSVPHSPPVESFMEDYSCMEERNWVASPTLSRARSARLESDDDSTITQESGEVGVVKPSSRKTINGLLSDMFIFRVGELLQEGCDDDEVEQTAARVEERLQEAWDDDEVERISNNDCMMPDMMSETSYKYSLESDVTGCEKKPYSPWMTGELDECRAESVDSAKTEHRTSSFRQSNPSQASFKAEASSGASSLASLETMVNLSSSNNAALTADRQNMAVTQSSTGAAGHKGWRCIPCCQTAEGTPIEVPKTLSKTAKFQNKSQKKSSKPRKGNKFNNSVAPLPVSAAAEKHKKPSFGSRLSAAFARFFCGCCGSKKKIRQ, from the exons ATGATGGATTCAAACCCTAACGTGTTAGGGCTGGAGGACCAGAATAGAACT GCTTCCTCCTGTTCCTCTGGCTGTAGGGAGACAAGTCAGGCTGCAGTGACCTCAGGATCCAGAGTCAGTGGAGAGCAGCGTCCTCAGAAACCCAGCAAACAGCGCTCCCAACAGGGCTTCAGTGCACTACAGAAACTGTCTGCTGA AGAACGGAGGATCGTGAATGAATGTCTACATGGTGTG ATTAGTTTGGAGGACCTGAGTCACGCCTCAGATGGCATCATCGACTGGGTGTTGACTGTCACCAGTGAAGTTCTCCTCCCTGCCATCTCCCTGTGCAAAGCTCTGAGAAGCAGATCCTCCTCTAGCACTAAGCAGGATCCACAGAGAAGGTCCCCATCAGAGGGCTCGCTGCTACAGGCCCCATCAATATCAACATCAACACCTCCACACTCTGGTGCCTCCCCAATGAGACCGAGAATCATCCCCAAAATGTCCAGCTTCCTCACAGGCCAGGGTGATGCTACTGATCGCCTTCTGGGGGGGCGGCCCCTTGGATCCCTgttaggtggagaggtgaggacgGATGCTGAGTTAGAACACATGGCCAGCAGGGTGGTGGCTGTGGTTCTACAAGGGGTCTGGACTATGACATCAGTAGACACTAGCGACCCTGAGATGAGGGCTCTTCTCTCAGGCATTCTCAAGAACATCCCCATGGTGTTGAATCCTGCTGTAGCTGCAGATAGAGAAAGCTCTGACAGTCAGAGTCCCTTGGAGATAGTTGACATTGGGCAGAGAATCAACCCAGGGTTTTTCCTCTCAGACGAGCACATCAGCCGTATTTGCTCAGACACGGTGACCAGCGCGTACAGCAACACCAGGTTCTCTGTATTGGAGGACAAGTCTCTAGGCTTCACTGATGACAGAACACTGTCTCCTCCATCACCGCTGTGTCAGAAGTCCCAGTGCTGCCTGACCGCTGGGGAAGAGACAGGcaggtctccctctctctctgagcagCACAGCATCACCTCCCTCCAGGGAAGACAGTCATGTTCCTCACACTGCAGACAGACTTCAGGGCAGAGTGCTGCCTCCCTCTCTGGTAGTCAGAGTCCAGACGAGCTCCTCACTCCTGAGGTGAAGCAGAGGATTATCATGGCTGTGGAGGAGATCATCACAGAGGGCGGTGAGGACTTAGCCTCTGGATCCACAGAGCTGTGTGAAGCTGTGTCACCAGGCTCTCGCCGCTTCACTTCCACTACCAGCCTGGCAGCCAGCAACATTTTGTCTGTTGTTCTGCACGGCCTAAAGGACACCATCGGTGCTGTTCAGTCCAAAGAGGTCGCCAGGTCAGAGTTGGAAAAGACTATCAGCCAAAGCCTGGTCAACTCTGTGAAGGTGACCCTGAAGAGTCTGCTGATGCTGGATGCTCAGGTTTCTGTGGTGCAGGGAGACAACTCCACCCTGAAGACCTCAGAGCAGATCCCACATGGAACCATGGAGACCCCAGAGCTGATCCCAGCTGTAACCATGGAGACCTCAGAGCTGATCCCAGACAGAACCATGGAGCCTCCAGGATGTTCCTCAGACATAGCTGTGGATAAGAACCACATCTCCCTCCAAGGTGAAGAGGACATCGCTTATGAGGCCAGCATAACCGCCACCTCTATCTTCTCCTCCATCGTGGATCTGGTGAATCCCATGAAGGACAGAAGGTCCACCTCATCCAGGGGAGGCTCTCAGTATCAGTGCCCCATGCGTGCCTTCCTGGACTCCAAGGACCTAGCAGGGTTCCTTCGCAGCCCTAACCTCCGCCGCTTCTCTGAGCAACTGATCTTGCACGTGGTGCGACTGATCCTGGAGTCCAAAATGGCGAAGACGATGTCAGTAAGAAAGTGTTTCTCAGACATGACAGTCACCAACCTGAGTGGAGGCTTTGACCTGTTCACAAAGTTCTGTACTGAGCTCCTCTACAGCTTTGTGGAGGGGGCGGTCAAGAACCTTCTGGAGACTTTCCTGAGTGTTCCACACAGCCCTCCTGTGGAATCCTTCATGGAGGATTACAGCTGCATGGAAGAGAGGAACTGGGTggcctctcccaccctctctcgtGCCAGGAGTGCACGCCTGGAGAGTGATGATGACTCCACAATCACACAAGAGTCAGGTGAAGTGGGCGTGGTCAAGCCCAGCTCTAGAAAAACCATCAATGGTCTTCTATCTGACATGTTCATTTTCAGAGTTGGAGAACTTCTCCAAGAGGGTTGTGATGATGATGAGGTTGAACAGACTGCTGCCAGAGTTGAAGAACGTCTCCAAGAGGCTTGGGATGATGATGAGGTTGAACGTATTTCAAACAACG ATTGCATGATGCCGGACATGATGTCAGAGACTTCGTATAAGTATTCTCTTGAATCTGATGTCACTGGCTGTGAGAAGAAACCCTACTCCCCTTGGATGACAGGGGAACTGGACGAGTGCAGAGCTGAATCAGTGGACTCAGCCAAGACAGAGCACAGAACCTCATCCTTCCGGCAGTCCAATCCCAGCCAGGCTTCCTTCAAGGCAGAAGCCTCATCAGGTGCCTCCTCACTGGCCTCACTGGAGACGATGGTAAACCTCAGCTCTTCTAACAATGCTGCATTAACAGCTGACCGTCAGAACATGGCTGTGACTCAGAGCAGCACAGGGGCAGCAGGTCACAAAGGGTGGCGCTGCATCCCTTGCTGCCAGACTGCTGAGGGGACACCCATTGAG GTGCCTAAAACTCTATCAAAGACAGCGAAGTTTCAGAACAAAAGCCAGAAGAAATCTTCCAAGCCTCGTAAAGGAAATAAATTCAACAATTCAGTGGCACCCCTGCCTG TTTCAGCTGCTGCAGAGAAACACAAGAAGCCCTCCTTTGGCTCCCGCTTGTCTGCTGCCTTCGCCAGGTTCTTTTGTGGATGCTGTGGTAGCAAGAAGAAGATCAGACAGTAG